Proteins from one bacterium genomic window:
- a CDS encoding type II toxin-antitoxin system HicA family toxin: MPRLPRISGRKARAVFERAGYRHVRTQGSHFILRHPQTGQHLSVPDHDLLKPGLLSALVKRADMTVEEFIASL, from the coding sequence ATGCCCAGGCTGCCGCGCATCTCGGGGCGGAAGGCGCGGGCAGTGTTCGAGAGGGCGGGCTACCGGCACGTCAGGACGCAGGGCAGCCACTTCATACTGCGCCACCCGCAGACGGGCCAGCACCTGTCGGTACCCGACCACGATCTGCTGAAGCCCGGGCTGCTGTCCGCTCTGGTGAAGCGGGCCGACATGACCGTCGAGGAGTTCATTGCGTCCCTGTAG
- a CDS encoding type II toxin-antitoxin system HicB family antitoxin has protein sequence MMSAQYLNLSVIIRLDAEAGGYVAECLDIPGCLSEGDTVEEALSNIREAAQGCLLSMVAHGDPLPAGTTFLASVPVEVAS, from the coding sequence ATGATGTCAGCACAGTACCTGAACCTGTCTGTGATCATCCGTCTTGACGCAGAGGCCGGGGGCTATGTCGCCGAGTGCCTGGACATCCCCGGGTGTCTGAGTGAGGGTGATACCGTCGAGGAGGCGCTGAGCAACATCCGCGAGGCGGCTCAGGGATGCCTGCTCTCGATGGTCGCTCACGGCGACCCCCTGCCGGCGGGCACGACCTTCCTGGCCAGCGTCCCGGTGGAGGTCGCGAGCTGA
- the pdxS gene encoding pyridoxal 5'-phosphate synthase lyase subunit PdxS, producing MMVTDVSTWRNKVGLAEMLRGGVIMDVTTPEQAKIAEDAGAVSVMALERVPADIRKEGGVARMADLSVIEKIMEVVTIPVMAKARIGHFAEAQVLEAIGVDFIDESEVLTPADESFHIWKHDFKVPFVCGCTCLAEALRRIGEGAAMIRTKGEAGSGNIVEATRHMRTVMTEMKHLTQLRDDELMTESKNLAAPFELVKQIAETGKLPVPNFSAGGIATPADAALMMQLGAEAIFVGSGIFKSEDPAERAQAIVHACTYYQDPMEVAKACRGLKGAMPGLDVRTMPEEERLANRGW from the coding sequence ATGATGGTGACTGACGTATCCACTTGGCGAAACAAGGTTGGCCTGGCCGAGATGCTGCGGGGCGGCGTGATCATGGACGTGACCACGCCGGAGCAGGCCAAGATTGCCGAAGACGCCGGCGCGGTGTCGGTCATGGCGCTCGAGCGGGTGCCCGCTGACATCCGCAAGGAGGGCGGCGTAGCCCGCATGGCCGACCTGTCGGTGATCGAGAAGATCATGGAGGTCGTGACGATCCCCGTCATGGCTAAGGCCCGCATCGGTCATTTCGCCGAGGCCCAGGTGCTCGAGGCCATCGGCGTGGACTTCATTGACGAGAGCGAAGTGCTGACACCCGCCGACGAGAGCTTCCACATCTGGAAGCACGACTTCAAGGTCCCGTTCGTGTGCGGCTGCACGTGCCTGGCCGAAGCGCTCCGTCGCATCGGCGAGGGCGCGGCGATGATCCGCACCAAGGGCGAGGCCGGCAGCGGCAACATCGTCGAGGCCACCCGCCACATGCGCACCGTGATGACGGAGATGAAGCACCTCACGCAGTTGCGCGATGATGAGCTGATGACCGAGAGCAAGAACCTGGCGGCTCCGTTCGAGCTGGTCAAGCAGATCGCCGAGACGGGCAAGCTGCCGGTGCCGAACTTCTCGGCCGGCGGCATCGCCACGCCCGCCGACGCGGCGCTGATGATGCAGCTGGGCGCCGAGGCCATCTTCGTGGGCAGCGGCATCTTCAAGAGCGAGGACCCGGCCGAGCGCGCGCAGGCCATCGTCCATGCCTGCACGTACTACCAGGACCCGATGGAAGTTGCGAAGGCCTGCCGTGGCCTCAAGGGCGCCATGCCCGGCCTCGACGTCCGCACCATGCCGGAAGAGGAGCGCCTGGCGAACCGAGGGTGGTGA
- a CDS encoding DUF1559 domain-containing protein — protein sequence MLGRTSRTHGFTLIELLVVIAIIAILAAILFPVFAKAREKARQASCLSNVRQLGLAYMQYLQDYDEVFPPHVTERTAPSGTPDTAAARAPYSYRTKLEPYIKNTQVFKCPSAAAWPAPAAGKWYTTDYGNNHNEANLPAATQQAWYIANPDFGFNETTSIGSITNPSRFIILGDAARASGVASRGGMYPQPWAFDDSALPDAQQQARMIARHNGGANVTYADGHSKWTRVEDTWHSYSSNDWRRNPS from the coding sequence ATGCTTGGCAGGACGTCGCGGACGCACGGTTTCACGTTGATCGAATTGCTGGTCGTCATCGCCATCATCGCCATCCTCGCCGCGATCCTCTTCCCGGTGTTCGCCAAAGCCCGCGAGAAGGCCCGGCAGGCAAGCTGTCTGTCCAATGTGCGGCAGCTCGGCCTCGCCTACATGCAGTACCTGCAGGACTATGACGAGGTCTTCCCGCCGCATGTGACCGAGCGCACCGCCCCGTCCGGAACTCCGGACACGGCAGCGGCGCGCGCGCCGTACAGCTACCGGACGAAACTGGAGCCCTACATCAAGAACACGCAAGTCTTCAAGTGCCCTTCCGCCGCCGCCTGGCCTGCGCCCGCGGCCGGCAAGTGGTATACCACCGACTACGGCAACAACCACAACGAGGCCAATCTTCCCGCCGCGACCCAGCAGGCCTGGTACATCGCCAACCCGGACTTCGGGTTCAACGAGACGACCTCCATCGGCAGCATCACCAACCCGTCGCGGTTCATCATCCTGGGGGATGCCGCGCGAGCCAGCGGGGTCGCCTCGCGCGGCGGCATGTACCCGCAGCCGTGGGCCTTCGATGACTCGGCACTGCCGGACGCGCAGCAGCAGGCGCGCATGATCGCCCGGCACAACGGCGGGGCGAACGTGACCTACGCCGACGGCCACAGCAAGTGGACGCGGGTCGAGGACACCTGGCACAGCTACAGCAGCAATGACTGGCGGCGCAACCCCTCGTAA
- a CDS encoding glycosyltransferase family 9 protein → MSLHFMRLMDRYLGILACWLLTGHRHTLGRLLGRRQVQPPRAILLIKLWGLGSVLLTGPVQRALKQAYPQAKLIFLTFAQNRWAAEALGLADEVWTIGTRGVLGALSDLSTILRRCRREHVDLALDLEFFSRLPAVLTYLSGAPRRLGYWARGKSCGDLFTDRCTYNPYRHVTEIFGALSELAGAPCDAATPVAPRVEAADLASVRAKLREAGLADDTAFVVLSPNVSDFGAELRRWPQERWAELADRLRSEAGLPCVMVGAPSDVAYVDGIAALCAPATGVHSLAGQTSMGELAAVLSLAGALAACDSGPVALAACLDTPTVALFSTETPVLYGPRGPHHRVIYKGLYCSPCLSVFNDKVVDFTCDNRCVQDITVSEVLAAVREIVRTPAAPEPAERH, encoded by the coding sequence GTGAGTCTGCACTTCATGCGTTTGATGGACCGCTACCTGGGGATCCTGGCCTGCTGGCTGCTGACCGGGCATCGCCACACGCTGGGGCGCCTGCTTGGCCGGCGACAGGTGCAGCCCCCGCGGGCCATCCTGCTCATCAAGCTGTGGGGCCTGGGGAGCGTGCTGCTGACCGGACCGGTCCAGCGGGCCCTCAAGCAAGCCTATCCCCAGGCGAAGCTGATCTTCCTGACCTTCGCGCAGAACCGTTGGGCCGCCGAGGCCCTGGGCCTGGCGGATGAGGTGTGGACGATCGGCACGCGCGGGGTGCTGGGGGCGCTGAGCGACCTGTCCACGATCCTGCGGCGCTGCCGCCGCGAGCATGTGGACCTGGCGCTGGACCTCGAGTTCTTCTCCCGTCTGCCGGCCGTGCTCACGTACCTGTCGGGTGCGCCGCGCCGCCTGGGCTACTGGGCCCGCGGCAAGTCCTGCGGCGACCTGTTCACCGACCGCTGCACGTACAACCCCTACCGCCATGTGACTGAGATCTTCGGCGCCCTGTCCGAGCTGGCCGGCGCTCCCTGCGACGCGGCCACACCGGTCGCGCCGCGAGTGGAGGCGGCCGACCTGGCCTCCGTGCGCGCCAAGCTTCGCGAAGCCGGCCTGGCCGATGACACTGCCTTCGTCGTCCTGTCCCCCAACGTCAGCGACTTCGGCGCCGAGCTGCGGCGCTGGCCCCAGGAGCGGTGGGCGGAGTTGGCCGACCGGCTCCGGAGCGAGGCGGGCCTGCCCTGTGTCATGGTCGGCGCCCCGAGCGATGTGGCCTATGTGGACGGCATCGCGGCGCTCTGCGCGCCCGCGACCGGCGTCCACTCACTGGCCGGCCAGACGAGCATGGGCGAGCTGGCGGCAGTGCTGAGCCTGGCCGGCGCGCTGGCGGCTTGCGACTCGGGTCCCGTCGCCCTCGCGGCGTGTCTGGACACGCCCACGGTGGCGCTCTTCAGCACCGAGACCCCGGTCCTGTACGGGCCACGCGGGCCTCACCACCGCGTCATCTATAAGGGCCTGTACTGCAGCCCCTGTCTGAGTGTGTTCAACGACAAGGTCGTGGACTTCACCTGTGACAACCGCTGCGTGCAGGACATCACGGTGAGCGAGGTGCTGGCGGCGGTACGGGAGATCGTGCGCACCCCGGCCGCACCTGAACCGGCGGAGAGACACTAA
- the rfaE2 gene encoding D-glycero-beta-D-manno-heptose 1-phosphate adenylyltransferase → MGLIVSREAFAAFRDTLRPTARVVFTNGCFDLLHVGHMSLLNFARSLGDTLVVGLNSDASVKRFKGPDRPIVSQDERAEVLAALPPVDFVIIFDEDDPRETIKAVKPRYHVKGADYAGRRLIEADEVEAHGGEVVLAQLVDNRSTTRLIQGLRNGNDTARGDEPPA, encoded by the coding sequence ATGGGTCTGATCGTCAGTCGTGAAGCCTTCGCGGCGTTCCGCGATACCCTGAGGCCCACCGCGCGGGTCGTGTTCACCAACGGGTGCTTCGATCTGCTGCACGTGGGCCACATGAGCCTGCTCAACTTCGCCCGCAGCCTCGGCGACACCCTCGTCGTGGGCCTGAACTCGGACGCCTCGGTGAAGCGCTTCAAGGGGCCCGATCGGCCTATCGTCAGCCAGGATGAGCGAGCCGAGGTGCTCGCCGCCCTGCCGCCGGTGGACTTCGTCATCATCTTCGATGAGGACGACCCGCGCGAGACGATCAAGGCCGTCAAGCCGCGCTATCACGTCAAGGGCGCCGACTACGCCGGACGGCGGCTGATCGAGGCCGATGAGGTCGAGGCTCACGGGGGGGAGGTCGTGCTGGCGCAACTGGTGGACAATCGCTCCACCACGCGGCTGATCCAGGGGCTACGCAACGGGAACGACACGGCGCGAGGCGACGAACCGCCGGCCTAG